In Streptomyces seoulensis, the following are encoded in one genomic region:
- a CDS encoding aminotransferase class V-fold PLP-dependent enzyme translates to MLTSYAAHFDTPAGYLDFARFGPPSRDAVDATARALAESARADHTTVDGLMRAEATARDTAARLAGTDARHTVLLPNASTGLFHAALGIREGTVLVPRTDFPANHYPWRRTAGLGRVTPRWLDPEPGGGVTPELVRAALTEDVVALSVSAVDFRTGFRADLAGLREAIGPDRLLIVDAIQAFGAAQLPWDAADVVVAGGQKWLRAGWATGFATLSDRALETLEPVLTGWTGVADVGLFDGAEHPPAPDAGRWSVTNLSPVTAAAFAAALDLVERHTVGAIEGAIAERVSELTEAVREYGGQILSPADPARRAGILSFAVPGRDPALVAKALHAEGVTPTVRADSLRFSPHASTPPEVCDRVAAALSTLADRTGEVSVP, encoded by the coding sequence GTGCTCACTTCGTACGCAGCCCACTTCGACACACCGGCCGGGTATCTCGACTTCGCGCGGTTCGGGCCGCCGTCGCGGGACGCCGTGGACGCCACCGCGCGGGCCCTGGCGGAATCCGCCCGCGCCGACCACACCACGGTGGACGGACTGATGCGCGCGGAGGCGACCGCGCGGGACACCGCCGCCCGCCTCGCGGGTACCGACGCCCGGCACACCGTGCTGCTGCCGAACGCGTCCACCGGTCTCTTCCACGCGGCGCTCGGCATCCGGGAGGGCACGGTCCTCGTCCCCCGTACCGACTTCCCCGCCAACCACTACCCGTGGCGCCGCACCGCGGGGCTCGGCCGGGTCACGCCCCGCTGGCTCGACCCGGAGCCCGGCGGCGGGGTGACCCCGGAGCTGGTGCGGGCCGCGCTGACCGAGGACGTGGTGGCGCTGTCGGTGAGCGCGGTGGACTTCCGCACCGGGTTCCGGGCGGATCTGGCGGGACTGCGGGAGGCGATCGGGCCGGACCGGCTGCTGATCGTGGACGCCATCCAGGCGTTCGGCGCGGCTCAGTTGCCGTGGGACGCGGCGGACGTGGTGGTGGCCGGCGGCCAGAAGTGGCTGCGCGCCGGGTGGGCGACCGGCTTCGCCACGCTCTCCGACCGCGCGCTGGAGACCCTGGAACCCGTACTCACCGGCTGGACGGGCGTCGCGGACGTCGGCCTCTTCGACGGCGCGGAGCACCCGCCCGCACCCGACGCCGGGCGTTGGTCCGTCACCAATCTGAGCCCGGTGACGGCAGCCGCGTTCGCGGCCGCGCTGGACCTCGTCGAGCGGCACACCGTGGGCGCGATCGAGGGCGCGATCGCCGAGCGCGTGAGCGAACTGACCGAGGCCGTCCGGGAGTACGGCGGCCAGATCCTCTCCCCCGCCGACCCGGCCCGGCGCGCGGGCATCCTCTCCTTCGCCGTGCCCGGCCGCGACCCGGCGCTCGTGGCCAAGGCGCTGCACGCCGAGGGCGTCACCCCGACGGTGCGCGCCGACTCGCTGAGGTTCTCCCCGCACGCCTCGACCCCGCCGGAGGTGTGCGACCGGGTCGCGGCCGCGCTCTCTACGCTCGCGGACCGAACGGGCGAAGTGTCCGTGCCATGA